From Perca flavescens isolate YP-PL-M2 chromosome 19, PFLA_1.0, whole genome shotgun sequence:
TTATGGGGGTTGACTTTAGAGGAgtaggaaacaggaagtggatgtTAAAAACTATAAAACAAAGAGAAGGGTGCATCACAACCACATGTTGATGCTGACAGAACTTCTAACACTCCAGTGAATACAACCAGGAGAATCTAGAGCATCTCtcagctggattttttttcttctttttttgatgTTTACATATATTGCATGGACAAACTACTGACAAACTACCATACAATTGTTAACATGAGTCCACTGCCTACTGAAAttctgagagagaaaaaaataaaagtcactTGGTCACATACGTCTAAATTCACAAGTTGCTATTCAAAAACCTTTCAAATAAAAAGAGAAGATAAAAGAAAGTACAATGGCCCAAATCCTCCCTTGCCGATATTTTGAACAATTACGGAAACGCATGCTAAGATCTGCATGTTGGTTTGTAAAGTCAACAAAGCTCTTCACTGAAAATGGGGAGTGGCAATCGGTCGTCAATAAACATCCATTTTAACGCTGGTAAGGACCATTACCCACAGGTCATAGCAGTAAGTTCAACTGCCCCCTTTTGCCTGATAAAATGCTGTCAGTTCAGCTCTGTGATAAATGCAGTAGTCATATTTTGTGTTCAATAGGCTCAAGCTATAGGAGGGCAGTAACCGCTTCACTTGGGGTCAGGCCTAGCAAGGGCTAGTCTGGACGCTCTAGGGAAGAGCCACCCAGAAACACTCTGACACTGTTATACTTCATCAATCTGAAATATCAGTACATGGATATACGATATATTTTATGATTAAGTGCTGCATTCTACAGTTTTTTGTATGGCATTTGGTAATACCTTCGCTAAGCATGCGTTATGGCTCAATTTGAATTTTAATCTACACTCAGAGACGCTTCAGCGATTCATTTCTCCCTCTATGTTAAAAGTCGGtgcaaaactacaaaaacacagAGTTTAAAATAAGTCCTTTCTCTTTGATTCTTAAGGGACACAAACTTATAGAAAAAAACTACTGGCTGCActtaggcacagtggtgctttaagctaaatgctaacatcggCACACTAACATGTTCACAATAACAAAGCTaatatgctgatgtttagcatcCTGGTATAATAATTACCATGTTTGCCATCTAagtttagcatgttagtatgctaacatttgctaatttgcACCAAAAAACGTATGAATGATTGGAGTGTTATTAGTCTTGAAagaatttggtcataaactaaTGTATTGGActgatgatggcactagatgaaaagtcagaggaatCACTAAGGTTATTATAATTCATCCTAACAGGGACATGAATTTctgtaccaaatgtcatggcaatccatccaatagttgttgagacattttatACTGAAAAACAAACGTCAACCTGTTTGTTGTGTTGGAGGAAAgatcaggggatcaccaaagtcatcagGATTTACTCGCTGGTGACCATAAATGTGtgtaccaaatgtcatggcaatcaatccaaaagttgttgagatatttcagtctgaactGCAAAATGGGCCCATATAGCATAAAGAACAGTGTTCAGGTATTTAAGGGTGGACTATTCCTTTAACAGTACAATTAAAAAGTTTGATCTGACCTAGATTAACTGGATGTCTTATGCAAAGAAACATGATGGTTCGTAAACATCGCCACACAATTGCAGGCATTAAAAGACTATTGAGTGTTTGCTTTGATTTATAGTCTGTCTAACAAGTTTATTTCCTAGTTCTAAACAGTGAACATTGGGTAACAAGCATATATTTTCTTTCCCCAAACTGCACACTTTCTTCTTATCAAGTGCCACTCAGCACGTCCGTCATGCAGATTCAACACAAGAATATCAAGATCTAGTCAAACACCCTGACTTGTCTCAATTGAAGAGTTCAGTTCTTTAGATTAAGCGATTTGTTAGGAGGATATGGTACAGTGCAAAGTTCTCCTACAGACGTAAATGCATAGGATACAAATCAGTCCAACACTACAATATACGGCGAGcaataaaaaagagagagagaaaaaaaaaacagatcacAGAAACAGtgatcaaaataaaagtcttggTCGTTGGCACTGGGGTCTGGAGTGGAGCAGGGCTGGGAGATAGATTTTTATGTTGTTGGTTCATTTTTTGGATCCTACAGCTTTGATAACAACGAAGATGGGGGCAGAAATAGACCCACAGACTAGTCCTTAGcaaatttcagaataaaagcgcTCTTTAAAAGTGAGAGCCGTTTTGATTAACTTGATGTGTGTGCCAGCGTCTGTCTCcgctttttacacacacacaaacacacacaatcactcacaGTTGTTAAAGATTTCGGGGTAAACACAAAGTCCGCTAAGGCTTTAATGCGGGGGGAAAAAGAGACACAGTGTTCAAAATAGCAGTTATTATAGTTTAGTTTCAACAGTCTTGCTAGCTATGTTGGTGCATGGCGGTAATGGCACAGTCAGTGGGTTATGAGCCGTCGTGTTCATTAGAGATCCTTTGTCACAATCTACTCTATGTACACtttgttaaaatgacatgttttattaCCACATGCCACATTGTCTTTCTGACCTTTTCTTTCACTTTGATCTGCACTTACATTTATTTCCAGAGGCCATAGTTTAACCCCTCATATAGAGAAAAATCACAAGCTGGTCAGTTACTTTCTGTGCAACAAATGAAATGGCAAGAAAGGGGTGTAAGAAAGTTTAGTGTTTGTCTCTTTATgtgtaacacaacacaacatttccaCGCAATATAATACCCAATATGATCTCTCAAAATATACTTTTCTAATGTAGTCCAAATTGATGTACTTTAAGTGCTTCAGTGTTTTTCCCCTCAATTTCAGATTACATAAAATCAGGGTCTTTAGTTTCAAAAACCAGACATGGTGAAATTGAACGTACAGTGGAAACACACACTGCAGGTCAATATATTATTTCTGCTATATTTTCTTCtaatatattatttgtatatttacATCTCTAGCCAGCTCATACAACAGACTTTCATGCTATCTGGTCCCATTGATGAAAAGAGAACCCATGGAGAGGGAATATCCATAGTTTAGAAATAATTGCTTTACTTTTCCCATCTAAATGTTCTCTAAATATATCTTGCTATGATTATAAGCTAAAGGCAAATATTGGCTTTCCTATGAAAATCAACTTTAAATatattcttctaaaatattagtttttttttttttttgctcttgaAATATGATATCATTATCTGTGTAAGAGTAAAGGGAATGCATACAAAACCTCAAGCTGAGGAACAGTGACTGTCCTGGCCTTTCAGTTTGACTTACAGTTTAATTTCAAATACAGCAACCTCATGGCAAAAGATGGTAACTTGATGactgtaattattttttaatgaacTATACagactttaaaggaatagtctgacattttggaaaatccTTTCCTTTTAATATGAAGCGGTTAGCTGAGCAGATTATCTTAGCACAAAGATGAGAAATTTCTGGCCGACTATGTCCAAAGGAAACAAAATCTGccaaccagcacctctaaaaaCTAATTAACAAAATATATCTCATTCAATTAATCCCTATATTAACCCAAGTGTAAAAacaaggctagctgtttccgGTCTTTATGCTAAAATAAACTAAGCTAAGCTGTAGTTTCATATTTAAAAGACAGACATGAATGTGGTATCTTTCTTCTCACCCAAGTCACAGCAGAACAGTGAATATACGCGTCTGTTGAACTATCCCTTTCACATTTCAAAACACACCTGAACTATTAATGCAGCTACACACTAAAACAAGCACCCTCACAGAAACAAACCAGAGTCATATTATGTGAGATTTAGATACCGGTAcgttttaaatttcttttttaagaagTGTTAACTTTTGCTGCAGTTTTGTTTGTAAAATACTTTTTGATAATGTAAACTAtgcatttgaaatgtttttggcTGTTTTGCAATTTCTAATtcaatttttaaaaacaattaagcAACTGCTGAACTACGTTCATAGTCACAGTCATAGTTAAGTATcattgtactgtacatacaatgCATTCCCAGCTTAATTGTTTCTATGGTTACCCATCagctttctgacatttttagaaCGTCTGAAAAAATGAAACTTTGCCATTTCACTTTGTTGTTACGTTTTGAACGCAGGGTTTGTAGTTTTAAACTCGTCATGGCTGGATGTAGTCTTTGTCTTAACAATAACAACCTTCACTGGCAtgcacacactcagacagatgGTTGCATACAGTAAGCACAGCATCACAGATTGAACAGTGTTTACAGATTACACTCATTCTAAACTGACCCATTCAGCATTTGAATCGAGGGTAGActttggctctctctctctttctctctctctctctcctctctctctctctctctctctcacacactctctccttacacacatacacttttcATCCGTCTCCAGATTACGTCTTCTAATGTCTCTTTTTCGCAGCTTCCCGCCTCCCCTCAGCTTGGAAAGAGGCTGCATCGCTACGATCTGATTGGTTGCTTGGTTGGTGGCTGCCTGCGCGGTTCTGTGTTAGTGCAAGGATGGTGCTtggctggatgtgtgtgtgtgtgtgtgtgtgtgtgtgtgtgtgtgtgtgtgtgtgtgtgtgtgtgtgtgtgtgtgtgtgtgtaggggagtGATGGGGTTGGTCATAAACGGTTGGTCGGTTGATTGGAGGGCCAGGAGTGAAGAAATCAAGGTGCAAAGATCAGGGTTGTGTGTCGCGATCTCACACTTTTTTAGGAGGTGGGGCCAACTTGATGATCTCATCTTCAGAGGGCTGGCGGATGATATCTTTTAGGGGGGAGGGGTTGGAAAAAgaaggtagagagagacaaagagaaataATAAGAAATCTATACgttgaacaaaaaaaagatgtagCCAAAGTAGAGGAGAGCACATCGCACCAGGAAACGATTCATGCAATCCATTTTTTTGTATGTCATTGATATCAGAGCTGTATAAGGCATCATTTGTACATATGCTGCTTCAAATTAAACATGTTAAACAggcaaaacattttattgtgaagcagtcTGAAGAAACAACAGTGTACCTGTATTTATCACCGATGTTAGCACTGACTGTAGACATTCATCAAAAATgcatctacatttttttttactattattctaattcaaaataaaatacattcattttaGACAAAAGATTGGAGCTCTGAGCATATTATTTATAGTACATGAACACTAACTTTGTCATTAAAAACCATGTTCAGTATTATAAGCAGAGCTGGATATTGAACTGCAGTGCTTTTTGTATTGAAAACTGCAAAGTCTTTTGCTCTGTCCGAGTATATCTCatatacttttacattttttatctttGGATTATGAATCATTTTATTCATTCCTCAAGCAAGATGCACAAAGTGCCCTCCAAATTTGGGAAGAtaaaacacaatgacagaacATAAGCAGCCTTAAAACAGCAGCACGGGATAAAAATAAAGCAACGCATATTAATATGACATAGTATAAGACTAAATATATAATCCATGTAAAAAACCTAAATCTCAAAGTTAGTTTAGTGCACATAATATAAAAATCCTGCTTCCTGAATAGAACTGAGCTAAACAGACATTCAATCATTTTAACAGTAGAGCAATTTATGTTATTTCTTTGGGCAGTGCATGCGTTTTTATGTTGTTGTAAATCAACCTGGCTGTAAGCTAAATTTCCCCTGTGAACTGAACCGAgctacaaagaaagaaagaggtagCAAAAAGCAGgttgagagaggagggaaacattttttttttttttattattgcaacGTGACCTTcctcttatttattatttcaatcTTTATTTACAACCAAAGGAAACTGTTATAAAATACATGATTAAGCCAGAATATATGTAAAGCAAAGACTCATAATAACAATTCATGACAAGGAAATGACTGTTCAGCATTAGATGCTTTTGTTGACCAGTCATTGCGGCATTAATCCAGACCATGTTTATGCATGTTTCCTAAATTTGTACACAGTTGGCCTGcaaattattaataatgttatattaatatGATAGTTTGTAGCCCtttgtaaacacaaaatgcccTCAAATAGAGTCCTCAAAAGTAGAATCTTAAAAGTATGACAAATATGATGATTGCTTGcaaagttttgtttgttttaactaAAACAAAACTATTCACAAAAAATTGTTTAATATCACGTTATCAAGTTTAATTGGTACGTCTTATAATTTATTAGAATGTTTTTTCCTTGCAGCTCTTTTGTCACaggttgtttttatgttttattatgtctACCGATTGTGACCAGTTCaaccaaagtttttttttttgttgtcgtgaaaaaagtacaatgaattattattaattagttAAGTAAGTAACTGGACAGGAActcagagaatttttttttttcttctgctttcCTATCCTGTTAATCATTTTCCAACTGCGTCAGAATGATCTTGCTACCACTTGTGTGGGGCCTGATACATACGTAGGTTGGAAAACCACTGAGGATAGGATGTTAAGGCAGTTTTCTGTTTAGCCATTAGGGGGCAGAACTCACCTACTACTACTAAGAACAGATTTGGCAGGCCAGGAAGCTAATCAGAATACCTTCTTTAAAGTCAAACATACAGAAATGTCTAAAAGAACTAATATAAGCCTGATTCTCTGATATATAAAGCTAACCCTACATCTACATGTTCTAGAGATTAAGCTCAAAGAGTGGGCTACCTTTGTATTTCTTGGCTGAGGGGATGCGTGTGAGCTTGGTGTCGATCTCGTCATCCTCAGAGATCTTGAGCACGGTGGTGCGGTACTCGATCACCCTCGTCAGCAGGTCCGGTCGCCGCGAAATCTCGAAGATGTGCTCGATGTACGACAGATTATCTGCATGAGAAGTGTTGTTTTTAGTGTTAGTTGACAGCAGGGgtctttgacattttttaagccaaggaccccttagctgaaagagagacggccCCTTAGGGCTCCCGGATTCCATGTTGAAGATCTTTGGTTTACAGTATATCAGGCATGTCATACAGTTGATGTTTATTGGAAATAAGAAAGGACAAACTCTGCTCTTTACAAATTTTCACCCAGGTagataaaatacagtatatacaataattggatttatttgatttgattattaTACTTGTTCTCAATCTGTGTTTCTCACCTTGGGCCAGCTTGTCGTTCTTCTCCAGGTAGCTGAACCACTCCTTTGAGGAAGTGATGTTGTTGCTCTGGTCCTCGGGAATGTCCTCTTTGCAGGCCGACTTGAGCTGCTCCAAGTCTTCGTTGGTGATGTTTTCAGACAGGTCGCTGAGCAGAGAGCTGTACTCCGCCATGGTCTggtcagagaaagagagaagggaaCCAGTTAGATATACTGAACAAAGTGATGCCAAAAGAGAACAGACAGTATaggggagaaagaaagatatCCTACTGTTGTTAAATTCCTCAATGTGGAAACAGCCCACCTACTTCCCAGATTTCAGAATGGAAAGTTAGGAAATCTTAGCTAATGACAATAGCATACTGTCAGAGTGGGATGGAAAAGcacaaagacactgagaataGATAATATTAAACAGGTCaatcctctctctttctatctgaAAGAGGAGATTGATTTAAAAGACAGGACGGGACAAAACGGGACGAAACACTGTCTTGCGCCTAAATTAAGGCCGTCCCAAAGGGGGGATCTATAGCACTCAGTGAAGGACTTCAGTCAGCATTCGGCTTTCGTTTATTATACTTGGACTGATCTTCAATTGAAGGACGGTGACATTCTATATTTCTTTATTGTCAACCAATCTCacgaaaagaccaaaaccaactaAACCTACGAACAAG
This genomic window contains:
- the pea15 gene encoding astrocytic phosphoprotein PEA-15, which gives rise to MAEYSSLLSDLSENITNEDLEQLKSACKEDIPEDQSNNITSSKEWFSYLEKNDKLAQDNLSYIEHIFEISRRPDLLTRVIEYRTTVLKISEDDEIDTKLTRIPSAKKYKDIIRQPSEDEIIKLAPPPKKV